A DNA window from Nitrospira sp. contains the following coding sequences:
- a CDS encoding 1-hydroxy-2-methyl-2-(E)-butenyl 4-diphosphate synthase (Evidence 2a : Function from experimental evidences in other organisms; PubMedId 11752431, 21172855; Product type e : enzyme; MaGe:77309155): MHIARRKTKQIKVGALKIGGDAPVSVQSMCSTDTRDVAATVEQIRQLETAGCEVIRVAVPDDEAAAALPKIKAAMTVPLIADIHFDHRLALKAAEVVDCVRINPGNIGAWWKVEEVIKAVNDRGIPLRVGVNGGSLERHLLDKYGWPSPEALAESALNAVRALEDVGFTNMKVSLKASDVHHAIDAYWLFAHQSDYPLHIGITEAGTAMTGAVKSAMGLGYLLSQGIGDTLRVSLAADPVEEVKVGFEILKSLELRHRGINVIACPTCGRVEIDVVKMANELEKKLGHIKTPLNVSVLGCVVNGIGEGKEADIGVAGGEGKGILFKKGKLVRKVPIGELMDTLIEEVEILAKEKEAEASGETVASSSDEGWESMGPDPSQSTTLGKEIPVLPNL; encoded by the coding sequence ATGCATATCGCCAGACGAAAAACCAAGCAGATCAAAGTCGGCGCTCTTAAGATCGGCGGGGACGCACCTGTTTCCGTGCAGTCGATGTGTTCCACCGATACTCGCGATGTTGCCGCGACGGTCGAGCAAATTCGTCAGCTGGAGACGGCTGGTTGTGAAGTGATTCGCGTCGCAGTGCCGGACGATGAGGCTGCTGCGGCTCTGCCAAAAATCAAAGCTGCGATGACCGTTCCGTTGATCGCCGACATTCACTTCGATCACCGGCTTGCGCTCAAGGCGGCGGAAGTCGTGGATTGCGTACGCATCAATCCGGGCAACATCGGCGCATGGTGGAAGGTTGAGGAAGTCATCAAGGCGGTAAATGACCGCGGAATCCCTTTGCGGGTCGGAGTCAACGGCGGGTCGCTAGAGCGCCATCTGCTGGACAAGTATGGATGGCCGTCTCCTGAAGCGCTGGCGGAGTCCGCGCTGAATGCCGTGCGCGCATTGGAGGATGTCGGCTTCACCAATATGAAAGTCTCGCTTAAGGCGTCCGATGTGCATCATGCGATCGATGCCTATTGGCTATTCGCCCATCAGTCTGATTATCCGCTTCATATCGGCATCACTGAAGCCGGGACGGCGATGACCGGTGCCGTGAAGTCGGCCATGGGGCTTGGCTATTTACTCTCGCAGGGGATCGGCGATACGTTGCGCGTATCTCTCGCGGCAGACCCTGTCGAGGAAGTAAAGGTTGGGTTTGAGATTTTGAAATCGTTGGAGCTGCGCCATCGTGGGATCAACGTGATCGCTTGCCCGACCTGTGGACGTGTCGAAATCGATGTAGTGAAGATGGCTAACGAGCTCGAAAAGAAACTCGGGCATATCAAGACGCCACTCAATGTTTCGGTGCTCGGATGCGTCGTGAATGGAATCGGCGAAGGCAAGGAAGCGGATATTGGGGTGGCCGGAGGCGAGGGCAAAGGAATTTTGTTTAAGAAGGGCAAGCTCGTTCGCAAGGTTCCTATCGGAGAACTGATGGATACTCTGATCGAAGAAGTAGAGATTTTGGCAAAAGAAAAAGAAGCCGAGGCGAGCGGAGAGACTGTCGCTTCCTCCTCTGACGAGGGATGGGAGTCGATGGGTCCGGATCCTTCGCAATCGACGACGCTGGGCAAAGAAATTCCTGTTCTGCCTAATCTGTAG
- a CDS encoding hypothetical protein (Evidence 4 : Unknown function but conserved in other organisms; MaGe:77309153) gives MTDAAEHGAGGGGSLEGRVFRPVSAAETIEAIDLAFDYRGDVTLELRAGESLSGYIYNRHMTGANPAIEIFPADNPVPRKIPYADIAAIAFTGEDTANGNSWEAWTSKKESERRAEADRVEADARARGLL, from the coding sequence ATGACTGACGCAGCTGAGCATGGGGCAGGTGGCGGCGGATCGCTCGAAGGGCGGGTGTTTCGCCCTGTCTCGGCTGCTGAAACGATTGAGGCGATTGACCTGGCGTTCGACTATCGGGGTGATGTCACCCTCGAGCTTCGTGCCGGTGAGTCTTTGAGCGGCTACATTTACAATAGGCATATGACCGGCGCAAATCCCGCCATCGAGATCTTTCCTGCCGATAATCCTGTGCCTAGGAAAATTCCCTATGCCGATATTGCCGCGATCGCTTTTACCGGCGAAGACACCGCGAATGGCAACTCATGGGAAGCCTGGACATCGAAAAAAGAGTCGGAGCGGCGCGCTGAAGCCGATCGCGTCGAGGCTGACGCGCGGGCGCGCGGCCTGCTCTAG
- a CDS encoding Radical SAM protein (MaGe:77309154), which yields MAVPVSQMYTVASYVLARKFRGVKRYPLVLMLEPLFRCNLACAGCGKIQYPDHILDKRLTPEQCWAAAEECGAPIVAIPGGEPLIHPEIGRIVEGLVAQKRYLYVCTNAILLERKLKEFTPSKYLTFSVHMDGLKNEHDLAVCRDGVYEIAVKAIKEALKRGHRVTTNTTLFDDANPDRVRKFFDEMMALGVEGMMISPGYSYQKAPDQQHFLKKARTRELFSRILSRPKRGWKFNQSPLFLDFLMGKKEYECTPWGNPTYNVFGWQKPCYLLQEGYAKTFQELMDTTEWQDYGTSKNEKCVECMVHCGYEASAVSDTFGTISGFARTAKLTLLPTSR from the coding sequence ATGGCCGTTCCGGTTTCCCAAATGTATACGGTTGCGTCGTATGTGCTTGCCCGGAAGTTCCGTGGGGTGAAGCGTTATCCGCTGGTATTGATGTTGGAACCTCTATTCCGCTGCAATCTCGCGTGCGCCGGTTGCGGGAAGATTCAATATCCCGATCACATTCTCGACAAGCGATTGACTCCCGAGCAGTGCTGGGCCGCAGCCGAAGAGTGTGGCGCGCCTATTGTAGCGATCCCCGGCGGTGAGCCCCTAATCCATCCTGAAATTGGGCGAATCGTCGAGGGCTTGGTCGCGCAGAAGCGGTATTTGTATGTGTGCACCAATGCGATTTTGCTGGAACGCAAGCTCAAGGAGTTTACGCCCTCCAAATATCTGACCTTTAGCGTGCATATGGACGGGTTGAAAAATGAGCACGATTTGGCTGTCTGCCGCGACGGAGTTTATGAGATTGCTGTCAAGGCGATCAAGGAAGCGTTGAAGCGCGGGCATCGTGTCACGACGAATACGACCTTGTTTGACGATGCCAATCCCGACCGCGTCAGAAAGTTTTTCGATGAGATGATGGCGCTGGGAGTCGAGGGCATGATGATCTCTCCGGGCTACAGTTATCAGAAAGCGCCGGATCAGCAGCATTTCCTAAAGAAAGCCCGAACGCGCGAACTGTTTTCGCGGATTCTTAGCCGTCCCAAGCGGGGTTGGAAGTTCAATCAGTCGCCGTTGTTCCTGGATTTTCTGATGGGGAAAAAAGAATATGAATGCACGCCGTGGGGTAACCCGACCTACAATGTATTTGGTTGGCAGAAGCCCTGCTATCTTTTGCAGGAAGGGTACGCCAAGACGTTCCAGGAATTAATGGATACCACGGAATGGCAGGACTATGGCACGAGCAAAAATGAGAAGTGCGTGGAGTGCATGGTTCATTGCGGGTACGAAGCTTCCGCAGTGAGCGACACCTTCGGCACTATTTCTGGATTTGCGCGAACCGCCAAGCTCACGCTGTTGCCAACTTCGCGGTAG
- a CDS encoding 1-deoxy-D-xylulose-5-phosphate synthase 1 (MaGe:77309156), producing MSILKTIQSPADLKRVPVSQLPSLCEEIREQIISTVSSVGGHLASNLGVVELTVALHYLLKTPTDKIVWDTSNQAYAHKLLTGRREQFHTLRQYGGLSGFCKREESAYDAFNAGHAGTGVSAAFGLVEAREQLKQKNKVVCVVGDGAMTAGMTLEGLHHAGGLNKDFLVILNDNQMSISKNVGAISSYLSRTITGEFYGKMREETGQLLRKIPHIGEDMQKLARRAEELAKGAILPGLLFEELGFQYSGPIDGHNFEHLLPTLENVLKMKGPVLLHVITKKGLGYEPAINNPVWFHACPPFVRETGVPAKKAARPSYTQIAMDSLVKLAREDKRIVAITAAMCEGTGLTGFEKEFPDRIYDVGIAEQHAVTFAAGLATQGIKPVVAMYSTFLQRAYDQVVHDVATQNLPVVFCIDRGGLVAEDGTTHHGAFDYAYLRHAPNMVVMAPKDENELQHMMKTCIQHDGPVSIRYPRGVSLGVQMDASPAALPVGKGELMKDGSDVAIVAIGVSVWQAMQAAERLSKEGISTAVVNARFVKPIDQELIADVAKRVRYVVTVEEGCKMGGFGSAVLEVLSDARITDVTTKVLGLPDWYIEQGPQDLLRERYGLTAEGIYQSVKELVGKAPVSKQDRFAVGASIDHLPHGDEQGS from the coding sequence GTCGTGGAACTCACTGTGGCGCTGCATTATCTCTTGAAGACGCCTACCGACAAAATCGTCTGGGATACCAGCAATCAGGCCTATGCGCATAAATTGCTGACCGGCCGCCGCGAGCAGTTTCATACATTGCGTCAGTACGGCGGGTTGAGCGGTTTTTGTAAAAGGGAAGAGAGTGCCTATGACGCCTTCAATGCCGGTCATGCCGGCACCGGCGTGTCGGCGGCGTTCGGGCTTGTTGAAGCGCGCGAGCAACTGAAGCAGAAAAATAAAGTCGTCTGTGTCGTCGGAGACGGCGCGATGACAGCGGGCATGACGCTCGAAGGGTTGCATCATGCCGGTGGGTTAAACAAGGATTTCTTGGTGATCTTGAACGACAATCAAATGTCGATTTCGAAGAACGTCGGTGCAATTTCTTCCTATTTGAGCCGGACGATTACCGGTGAGTTCTATGGGAAAATGCGGGAAGAAACCGGGCAGCTTCTGCGAAAGATTCCTCACATCGGAGAGGATATGCAGAAGCTGGCGCGTCGGGCTGAGGAGTTGGCGAAGGGGGCGATTCTTCCTGGATTGCTGTTTGAAGAGCTGGGGTTTCAGTATTCCGGTCCGATCGACGGCCATAATTTCGAGCATTTGCTTCCGACCCTGGAGAATGTGCTGAAGATGAAGGGGCCGGTGTTGCTGCATGTGATCACGAAGAAGGGGCTTGGGTATGAGCCGGCTATCAATAATCCGGTCTGGTTCCATGCCTGTCCGCCGTTCGTGCGCGAGACCGGTGTGCCGGCCAAGAAAGCCGCCCGTCCTTCCTATACGCAAATCGCCATGGACTCGTTGGTGAAGCTGGCCCGCGAAGACAAACGGATCGTTGCCATTACGGCGGCGATGTGTGAAGGAACCGGTCTTACCGGATTCGAAAAGGAATTCCCCGATCGCATATACGATGTCGGAATTGCCGAGCAGCATGCCGTGACGTTCGCGGCGGGGCTTGCGACGCAGGGCATCAAGCCGGTGGTGGCGATGTACTCGACCTTCCTGCAGCGGGCCTACGATCAGGTGGTCCACGATGTGGCCACCCAGAATCTCCCCGTGGTGTTTTGCATCGATCGCGGCGGGCTGGTTGCTGAGGATGGCACGACGCATCACGGGGCGTTCGATTACGCCTATCTGCGCCATGCGCCGAATATGGTGGTGATGGCGCCGAAGGATGAAAATGAATTGCAGCATATGATGAAGACTTGCATTCAGCATGACGGGCCGGTCTCCATCCGGTATCCGCGCGGAGTGAGCCTCGGTGTCCAGATGGATGCCTCGCCGGCGGCGCTTCCGGTCGGAAAAGGCGAGCTGATGAAGGACGGTTCCGATGTCGCGATTGTTGCCATTGGGGTCTCCGTCTGGCAAGCCATGCAAGCCGCGGAACGGCTGAGTAAAGAGGGCATTTCAACCGCCGTGGTGAACGCGCGGTTTGTGAAGCCAATCGATCAGGAATTGATTGCCGATGTAGCGAAACGTGTGCGGTACGTGGTGACGGTGGAAGAAGGATGCAAGATGGGCGGATTCGGTTCCGCCGTCTTGGAGGTGTTGTCCGATGCCCGCATCACCGATGTGACGACCAAGGTGCTCGGCCTCCCGGATTGGTATATTGAGCAGGGGCCGCAGGATCTTCTGCGGGAGCGCTACGGGCTTACGGCCGAAGGTATTTATCAGAGCGTCAAGGAGCTGGTCGGGAAGGCTCCGGTTTCAAAGCAGGATCGATTTGCCGTCGGCGCCTCCATCGATCATCTTCCGCATGGGGACGAGCAGGGGAGCTAA